In the Phycisphaerales bacterium genome, CACTGCTGACGGTGGCCGTGATCGCCCCACTCGGTGATGAGAAACCCCGTTGCTCCGTGGGTAAGTCCGGCGCGTGCGGCGGCGATGAGGTTGCCGCGCCGCTCGGCGGTGCGTCCCGTGATGCTCCGCCACGCGCTCGTGCCGGGGCACATCCAGATTGCGCGATCGCCGTGCTTCGACTCACGAATCGCGCGGCACCACCTGTCGAACGCCGCATCCGGTTCGTAGCCCCAGACCAGCGCAACCAGATCATCATCGAGGAGATCAAGCGCCGCCGGCTCGCGCAGCGCGATGTCTGCCCAGAACATCGGCTGCACGGGCGCATCCACATGCGGGGCGAGATGTCGCCTCGCGATCGCAGCAACCGCGTTCACATACTCTGCGTAGATGGCCGCCCGGCCGCGCTGTGTTACAGCGTCTCGACTTCGGCCCGTGCCCACGTCAAACGTCTCGTCGCAGCCGATGTTCACGCGCGGGCAGCGAACGCACGGCAGCAACTGACCCAGCAGATCGTCGACAAGCGCCAGCGACGCCGGGTCCGTCGGGCACAGGCTGAATGGACCCGAGCGCGGCACGCGCACTTGCCCGTTGTCAAACACCCATTCGCCGTGCGTCTCCGCGAGGTGGGCATAGCGCGGCAGCTCCAGCCAGCGCGTGAGATGACCGAAACAGTTCTGGTTCGCCGCGAGTTCGATGCCGCAGGCGGCGCAGAGGGCGCTGATCGACTGCAGTTGCGCCGCCGTGACCGGCGAGGCGTCGCGCCAGACCTCTTCGTGTCCGGCGTAAGCAAACGTGTGCTCCATGTAGAGTTGAAGGTGGTTGACCTTCAGCGCCGCGAGTTGCTGGACGAACTCGCGCAGCATCTCCATGGTGGGCACTCGATCGCGCGAAAGGTCGAGCATCACGCCGCGGATCCCGAACGAGGGCTCATCTTCGATGACCATCTCGCGGACCGTCCAGCCGAGGCGCGCGCAGCGCACGACCTGCCTGAGTGTGGCCAGGCCGTAGCGCGCTCCGCTCACACCCGGCGCCTCAATGCGCGCAAAGGATCGGCGTCCATTCCCAGGCCGGCCAATCTCCAGCCGATACGACTGGCCGCGAATGCTTCGCGGGTCGATACCGGCCTCCGTCACGCGCACGACCACATCCGCCTCGCGCGGCGAATCGACGAGGCTCCATCGCGCCGCGTCGCGCGCCTCCCGCACGTCGATCATCTCGCAGCCGGTCAGATGCAGCGCCAGCGCATCATCGCGCAGCGCCACCGGCCCGCCGGTGAGGCGCATGCGGCGAGGCGTCGGGATCAGCGGCAGAGGAGCGGTCATGTAGACGCTTTGCTGAGCGCAGCGTCCATGCCGGCTGTGCGCGGCGGGCCGATGAGACACACCGCCGTCGCCAGGGCCGTACAGTAGAGCAGCCGCCATGGATACGCCGGGCTGAGGTCGATGAGGTACTGTGGCTTGATGCTGTTGAACATGCCCGGCGTGAGGTAGATCGCCGTCGCCGTGCCCACGAACAGCGCCGCCAGCGCGCTGACGGCGTTGCCCTGCTTCGTGAAGATGGCGGTCAGAAAGACCGCCAGCAGTCCGGGGTAGGCGTAGGTCATGACTGACAGGGCGAAGTCGATGAGCGACTGGTCCGCCTTGTACTTCTGGTGCCAGACCATGCACAGGCCGGCAAACAGCGTCAGCACGACGCCCCAGCCAACCACCGCGAGGCGACCCACGAGCAGGTAGTGCCGCTCGCTCTGTTTTGGCGCGAGCCGCTTGTAGATGTCGTTCGTGAACGCCGAGGCCATGGCGTTGAGCGACGAGTTGATCGTCGAGAGACCGGCCGCGAACAGCCCGGCCATCATCAAGCCCGGCAGGCCCGCCGGCAGTTCGTTGAGTATGAAACTGAGGAAGACCTTGCGGCTGTCGGCCACGCCGCTTTGCGGGCCGGCTGATCCCATCACGTCAGGCCGCTGGTAGAACACGTAGAGCAGCAGCCCGATGACCATGAACAGAAACGTCACCGGCAGGCCAACGAGAATGGCGCCGACCACGCTGCGGCTGCCCTTGATCGCCGAGCGGCACGTCAGCGTGCGCTGCGCGAGGTCGTGGTCCGTGCCGTACGCCGCCACGTTGAAGAGCGTGAAGCCGATCAGAGCGGTCCAGAGCGTGTACGGCGCGGAGAGGTCGAACGAGAGATCGAGGATCGTGAGTTTCGACGCTTGCCCCGGCGCGGCGTGGCTGAGCACGTCGATCAGTTCGCCCGCGCCGACTGGGATGCGGCCCAGCAGCACCACCGCGGCAACGACGGCAGCGCCGACGAAGACCACTGTCTGGATGACGTCCGTCCAGATCACGCTCGCTACGCCGCCCACGAACGTGTAGCCGACGCCCGCGATCATAAAGAGCATGATCGCCAGCCACACCTGCTGCGCTTCCTTGGCGGGTGTGATGTCCGTCTGGTCAAACAGGATCAGCGCCGCCGGGATCGCGGCGATGTAGACGCGCGAGCCGCTCGCCAGCACCCGGCCGAGCATGTACATGATGCTCGAGGCCATGCGTGTCTCAGGGCCGAAGCGGCTTTCGAGCAGTTCATAGACGGTGCTGACGTTAAAGCGGTAGAAGACGGGGATGAAGAACGCGGCGACGAAGAGAGCCGCGAAGACTTGCCCGATGCTCGCTGAGAGATAGGTGAGGTTGCCGTCAAAGGCCTGCTGCGGCCCGCCGATGAACGTCGCCGCCGAGAGCGACGTCGCGAGCACGGAGATGGCGACGGCCCACGCGGGCAAATCGCGCCCGCCAAGGAAGTAATCGCTCGTGCTCGTCCGCTTGCGCAGCGAGACGAGCCAGCCGGTGACGACCAGCAGCATGGCGTAAGCCGCCAATACGATCCAGTCGAATGGCGCCAGCCGGCTCGCAGCGGCAAGTTGGAGTGGCGGTGTGAGCAAGGGGGCGTTCGCCTCTGCGTCGGGAGTGTGCTGAACGCGCTAAGGATCGGCATCCCCGGCAAAAACCGGCCAAAAACAAACAGCGCCCCAGACTTTCGTCCAAGGCGCTGCGAAGGAGAGAGAGACTTGTGAAAGCCCGATCGGGTCGAACTCAGTTCGTGATCGAGCGGTGATCTTCGACCGGCTCGCGGTAGAGGAATCGCGTTTCAAGTTCACGCCGGATCTTGGCCAGCGCCTTGACCTGAATCTGCCGCACGCGCTCCTTGCCCACTCCGACAATCTGCCCGACCTGGCCGAGCGTGAGGCTCTTGTCCTCGTCGCTCTTGTTGCCCAGACCGAAGCGATGGCGGATGATAGACATCTCTACGTCGGTCAGGCCGCAACGGTTCTCCTCAACAATGTTCGCGACCTCTTCCGCGCAATCCTGATCGAGACTCTCGCGACGCTCGTCGAACGGCTTGGCCGTTTCGAGTTCGGGTTCGAACTCGACCGGGAAGCGCTCGCGATGCCGGCTGGCCTTCACGCCGAGGCGGCTGAACGCCTTGAGGATCGACTGGCACGCGTAGGTCGAGAACTTGAAGCCGTAATCCGCATTAAACTTCTCGGCACTGCGCAGCAGCGCCATGTTGCCTTCACTGACAAGATCGGCGAACTCGAGGTCGCGAATCCGCGTCCGACGCGCCATGGCGATCACGAGACCGACGTTGCTCTCGGCGATCTGCGTGCGCAGGTCTTCGACTACGCGGTGCCACTTGAGCAGCTCGCGAATCTGTGCGGCCGTCGGTTCGATCGACGCCGGCTTGCCCTCTTCCTTCATGCCAAGGTCTTCCTGGATCTGGCGGATCCGGAACTTGGCGTAGTTGAACTGATGGAAGAGCACGCGCTCCTGCTTGCCGCTGAGTCGCTTGATCTGCCCGCTCGAAACCGACTGGTTGGGCGAGCGCGTCAGGCGATCCATGAGCGGCTGGTACCAGGAGATGTCCGGCTTGGCGATCGTCTTCTCGTAGATTCGCACATCAGCCTCGCGTTCGTGGAACGCCGGGCTGTCGATGAAATCGATGGGTCGCGAAAGCAGATCGGCAATCACGCGCGCCTCGTCGGGCCGGAGATCGGGCCGGGCCGTCGTGCGGCTGGGCCGGACCGGCGACTGCAGGCCGTCGTGGTACTGCATCTGCTCAAACGGTGAACGAGTTGGATGGGTGGTCTTTCGCATCAATGCCTCGTGTATATGTATGGAGAAAGACGCGCGCAGGTTCAAACGATTCTAAGAAACGATGGGATAGGACAAGAAATGGGCATTACCCTTACAGATCCCGGGGATTTACCCTGCCTCCCTCGGCGTTTTCCGAGCCCCCAACGGCAATTCCTGGCCCCCCTGATCAGAGGGTAATCCCACAACCCCAAGCCCGGCCGGCCCATTTCGCCTCAACCGCCACCTACCATCCCCGCGTGTTCATTGACGAAGCGGTCATCGAGGTGCGGTCGGGCAAGGGCGGGGACGGATGCGTGAGCTTCCGTCGCGAGAAGTACATTCCCAAGGGCGGCCCCGACGGCGGCAACGGCGGGGATGGCGGCAGCATCCTGATCGTCGGTGACCCCAACATCAACACCCTCCTCGACTACCGCAGCCGCTTCCACTGGCACGCCCGCAGCGGCCAGCCCGGCTCCAGCCGCGACTGCTCCGGCGAGGCGGCAGTGGACCTGCGCCTGCCCGTGCCGCCGGGCACGCTCATCTACAACGACCAAACGAACGAGCTCATCGCCGACGTGGACGCGCCCGGTAAGCAGATCGTGGTCGCCAGGGGTGGCCGCGGCGGATTCGGCAACATCCACTTCAAGTCGTCGACGAACCAGACGCCGCGCGAAGCCGAGCCCGGCGAGCCGGGCGAGACCGTCCGTGTGCGCCTCGAACTCAAACTCATGGCCGACGTCGGACTGCTGGGCATGCCCAATGCCGGCAAGTCGACGCTGCTGCGCGCGGTTTCCAAGGCGCGGCCGATGGTGGCCGACTTCCCCTTCACCACGCTCAAGCCTCAACTAGGCATCGCCGAACTCGACGCCGAGCGCCGGCTCGTGTTCGCGGATATCCCCGGCCTGATCGAAGGCGCCGCCGAGGGCGTCGGCCTCGGGCATGACTTCCTCAAGCACGTTGAGCGCACGGCGCTGCTGATTCATCTGCTCGATGTCGCGCCCCTCGACGGCAGCGACCCGGCCGCGAATTACCAGATCATCCGCCGCGAACTGGCCAACTACTCCAGCGACCTCGCCGAGAAGGACGAGATCATCGTCCTCAACAAGATCGACCTCGTTGCGCCGCAGGATCGCGATGCGTTGATTGACCGCCTCGCCGGCCAACTCGGCTTTCCCAGAGGCGAGCGGCCCATGGTGATCAGCGGCGCAACGCGAGAGGGCGTGCGCGAGCTGCTCGAGCGGTGCTGGCAGATGTCGGCGCGCGTCCCTGAGCGCTGGACCTGAGTCTCAATCAAGCACGACGCGATTGCTGGCGCTGCACGTGGAGCCGTCAATCGCCTGCACCGAGATGCCGCACGCCTGGGCCGGCAATGGGCGCGAGAACGCGACGCGACCCTGCGCATCGGCGCGGGTGACGAGCGGCGCGCCGGGCGCGTAGGGCGGCCGGATGTCGACGACGAGCCCCTGGCACGGACCCGGCGGCAGCGTGAACGAACCCGCGCGGAAGCCGGCGACCAGCGCGACGAGGCCGTGCGGCGTGGCGCCGCTTACGGTAAGCTGCATCGGCCCCGGGCACGATCCGGCAACGGTGATCATCGGGCCGGCGCTGGATCGCTCGTAGATGTACGCCGATCCCGAACCGTCGCCGCCGTCGTCATCATTTGGCGAGCCGACAAGTGCCCTGTCGCCGCTCACACCGACGCTCTGGCCGAACCAGTCGCCCGTGGAGCCGTCATCTGCGAGCAGCTTCTGCTGTTGCGACCAGATTCCGCCGTCGTTGATGAACGCGTACGCGGAACCCGAGTTGCTCCCGAGATCGCCATTCCAGTACGCGCCCACGAGTGCGGTGCGATCGTCGATGGCGACGGCGATGCCGAACTGGTCGATGGCGCTGCCGTCGTCGGCGAGGAGTTTGGCCTGCTCGCTCCACGCGCCGCCCGAGTAGGCGAAGACGTACGCAGCGCCGGCGTTGGAGCCGCGATCGTCATCGCTGGGCGCGCCGATGATGATGGATGTGCCGCTGGTCGCCACGCTCGTACCGAAATAATCGCCCTCCTCGGCGCCGCCGCTGAGCAGTTTGGCCAGTTGCGTGAACGACTGACCGCCGGCAAGGCCGAAGACGTACGCCGAGCCGGTGCCGTAGCCGAAGTCGCCGTCCTGCGGCGAGCCGATAACGATCCAGTCGCCGGTGTAGCCCACGCTCGTGCCGAAGAGGTCGTAGGCTTGACCGTCGTCGGCGATGAGGCGCTGGGTCATGAGCCACTGCCCGCCGCCATCGCGCTTGTAGACGTACACCGAGCCGGACTGGTAGTCGCGGCCGGTGTCCTGCGGGCAGCCGACGAGGATGGTGTCGCCGGCGACGGCGATGCTGTGGCCGAAGCGGTCGTCCTGCTCGCCGTCGGGCGCGATGAGTCGAGCCTCCTGCGTCCACTGGCCGTTGACGTCGCGCCGGAAGACGTACGCAGCGCCCGCGGCCCACTGCTGCCCCACCGCAAAGACCGACCCGACCGCGGCGACGTCGCCGTCTATCGCCACCGAGTAGCCGAACCAGTCGTATGGCTCGCCGTCGGCGGCGAAGAGTCGTGCGGTCTCGCTCCAGCTGCCGCCAGGCTCGCGTCGGAGGACGTACGCAGCGCCGGTGTTGTCGATTCGGCCGTTGGCCGTGATGGCGCCGACCACGACCGTGTCGCCGTCGAGCGCTACGGCCTGGCCGAACGCATCATCCGCGCCGGGGTTACCTGCCCGCAGCTTGGCCGACTGCGACCACGTCTGTCCCGGCGCCGGTGAGCCCAGGGCGAACACGGCCAGAACCAGCAGCGCCGCCGTCCACCCGAGCTGGGGGCTGCCACCCCGCGAATGCGCCTGCCTGTCCATGGTCAATCTCCCCCGTTTGCGCCACGTTTTTGCTCGTACTTGAACCACTCCCGCCATCCCGAGATTCCCTTCCGATACCCGAAAGTTGCCCCGAAACGTCGCGTTCGCAGTACTTTATCCGCGCTTCCGCGGCGAATGGGCAGACACTATGTGTGTGGGGAGCGGGCAGCGGCGATATGGATGCCGACCGCCGCGCCGCCAAGGCCCCGGGCAGCGAGTAAACATGACCGCAACACGAACCAGAAGCGACGAAGAAATCCTCGACGAACTGACGCGCGAGATGAAATGGGATCCGCGGATCGACCAGGCGCCGATCGAGGTCGTCATCGCCGACGGCGTCGTGACGTTGTCGGGCGTGGTGGACAGCGCCGCCCGCCGCCTGGCCGCCTTCGACACCGCCTCGCGCGTCAAGGGCGTGCGCGGCGTGATCGACAACGTCGAAATCCGCGTCCTGCCCCAGCTCCGACGGCCGTAGACCATCAGGCACATTCCGCGCGCGATCCGGCTCAGCGTCGTCTCTCACACCTCCGCGACACCTTCGCGGATGGCAAAGCGGACCAGTTCCGCCGTGGTGTGCAGGTCGAGTTTGGACATGATGCGCTCGCGGTGGCCGTCGACCGTCTTGGGGCTGCGCGACATGGATTTGGCGATCTCCAGTCGCGTCAGGCCGCGGCCGATGAGGCGCAGGACCTCCTGCTCGCGATTGCTCAGAATGTCGAGTTTGGATTTCGGCGCCGACGCGACGCGCGTGACCGTGCTCGGCCGCGCCTGGAGCATGCTCGGCGGCGCCATGCCCGCCCGACTGCCGTGCGCCGGTCGGCAGCGCTCGGCGACCTTGGGCCCGAAGACGAATTCGCCGCGCGCCACCCTGCGGATGCCCTGGATGATTTCGCTCGTGTCATCGCTCTTGCAGAAATAACCGGACACGCCGGCCTTGAAGGCGGCGCTGATGTAATGATCGCGCACGTAGGCGCTGAGCACGACCACGCGCGTCTCGGGGAAGCGAGTGCGAATGTCGGCGGCCGCTTCGAAAGGATCAGGCCCGGGCATCTCGATGTCGAGCAGTACGATCTGCGGCCGCAGGCGCTCGACTTCGTTGATGAGCCGCTCGGCGCTGGGCAGCCGGCCGACGCAGACCAGCCCGGGCTCGAGCGCGAACTTGGCCTTCAGGCCGTCCACGAGAAACGCGTGATCATCGACGCAGAGGATGTGAATGGTTCGAGGTGTCACGTGAGTGCTCCTTCGTAGGCGTCGATGGCGTCGCGCAACACGCTGCGCACCTGCTCAAAATCGTCCGCCTGTGTGATGTGAAAGACGTCCAGTTGTTCCCATGCCTCGGGCGCCGGGCCGCAGACGACAATCTGCCGTGGAGATGAACCGCTCAGCAGCCGGCTCGCTTCGGCGAGGGTGCTGTCGTTTGGCTCGATGACCCACAGCACCGCGTCGCCCGGCTCGCCCGGCTGCACTTCAAATCCGTCCGCTTCGAGCATGGTCCAGACAAGCGTCGCCAGCCGAGGCTCGCTCAGTGCCACACGCGCTGTGCGCGGCCGGACGCCGTCGCCGACGACGGGTCGCGCAAGGGGCACATCCAGACCGATGACCGTGCCGCGCCCGGGTTGCGATTCGAGGAAGACCTTGCCGCCTGCCGATTGGGCGACGCCGCGCACGAGCGACAATCCCATCCCCGTGCCCAGCCCGCGCGACTTGGTCGTGAAGAACGGATCGAACGCCCGGCGCTGCACTTCGGGCGTCATGCCCCGGCCGTTGTCGCGCACTCGAATCTGCACGTCCGAGCCTTCCGGGCCGAGCCGCGCCGAGAACGTCACGATGCCCCCGGGTGAGATCGCCTCGCCCGCGTTCACGAGCAGATTGAGCACCGCCTGGGTGAGCCGGTGCGGCGCCACGGCCAACGGCGGCAGATCGGGCTCGATCTCGCTCTCAAATCGCGCGTGGCGCGGCAGCGCCTTGTGGAAGAGCACGCCGACCTGGTCCCACCAATGCGCGAGGTCCGTCGTGGCCTGCGATGCCTCGCCGTCTTCCGGATCGAGCGCGAGCAGGTGGAGTCCGTCGCTCAACTGCTGCAGGTAGTCGCACAGCCGCCGGACGATGGCGAGTTCTTCGCGCGCTTCGCCGGGCAGGTCGAGCGACTCGGCCGCATCGAGCCGGCAGCGCATCGGCAACAGCACGTTGTTCATGTCGTGGCCGAGGCCGGCGGCGAGCGTGCCGATTGAGGCAAGCCGGTCCGCCTGACGCAACTGCTCGTGCGACTGGAGCAATTCTTC is a window encoding:
- the obgE gene encoding GTPase ObgE — translated: MFIDEAVIEVRSGKGGDGCVSFRREKYIPKGGPDGGNGGDGGSILIVGDPNINTLLDYRSRFHWHARSGQPGSSRDCSGEAAVDLRLPVPPGTLIYNDQTNELIADVDAPGKQIVVARGGRGGFGNIHFKSSTNQTPREAEPGEPGETVRVRLELKLMADVGLLGMPNAGKSTLLRAVSKARPMVADFPFTTLKPQLGIAELDAERRLVFADIPGLIEGAAEGVGLGHDFLKHVERTALLIHLLDVAPLDGSDPAANYQIIRRELANYSSDLAEKDEIIVLNKIDLVAPQDRDALIDRLAGQLGFPRGERPMVISGATREGVRELLERCWQMSARVPERWT
- a CDS encoding family 20 glycosylhydrolase encodes the protein MTAPLPLIPTPRRMRLTGGPVALRDDALALHLTGCEMIDVREARDAARWSLVDSPREADVVVRVTEAGIDPRSIRGQSYRLEIGRPGNGRRSFARIEAPGVSGARYGLATLRQVVRCARLGWTVREMVIEDEPSFGIRGVMLDLSRDRVPTMEMLREFVQQLAALKVNHLQLYMEHTFAYAGHEEVWRDASPVTAAQLQSISALCAACGIELAANQNCFGHLTRWLELPRYAHLAETHGEWVFDNGQVRVPRSGPFSLCPTDPASLALVDDLLGQLLPCVRCPRVNIGCDETFDVGTGRSRDAVTQRGRAAIYAEYVNAVAAIARRHLAPHVDAPVQPMFWADIALREPAALDLLDDDLVALVWGYEPDAAFDRWCRAIRESKHGDRAIWMCPGTSAWRSITGRTAERRGNLIAAARAGLTHGATGFLITEWGDHGHRQQWPIALNALADGAAVAWNADAAEAFDARAASVHLMDDAMGQLGPWIDALGDLDAPLRDGSHAPRILNASAMFVDLHESLSVEPHFGGSVEAWQAASARWRELGESMPRIEDEQIRAELEHTLAVCRLAIDRALLRRGAAASAVDLARQVRDVVDEHRRLWLARSREGGLADSCRYYERIAEELERLD
- a CDS encoding sodium/solute symporter (Members of the Solute:Sodium Symporter (SSS), TC 2.A.21 as described in tcdb.org, catalyze solute:Na+ symport. Known solutes for members of the family include sugars, amino acids, nucleosides, inositols, vitamins, urea or anions, depending on the system.); amino-acid sequence: MLTPPLQLAAASRLAPFDWIVLAAYAMLLVVTGWLVSLRKRTSTSDYFLGGRDLPAWAVAISVLATSLSAATFIGGPQQAFDGNLTYLSASIGQVFAALFVAAFFIPVFYRFNVSTVYELLESRFGPETRMASSIMYMLGRVLASGSRVYIAAIPAALILFDQTDITPAKEAQQVWLAIMLFMIAGVGYTFVGGVASVIWTDVIQTVVFVGAAVVAAVVLLGRIPVGAGELIDVLSHAAPGQASKLTILDLSFDLSAPYTLWTALIGFTLFNVAAYGTDHDLAQRTLTCRSAIKGSRSVVGAILVGLPVTFLFMVIGLLLYVFYQRPDVMGSAGPQSGVADSRKVFLSFILNELPAGLPGLMMAGLFAAGLSTINSSLNAMASAFTNDIYKRLAPKQSERHYLLVGRLAVVGWGVVLTLFAGLCMVWHQKYKADQSLIDFALSVMTYAYPGLLAVFLTAIFTKQGNAVSALAALFVGTATAIYLTPGMFNSIKPQYLIDLSPAYPWRLLYCTALATAVCLIGPPRTAGMDAALSKAST
- a CDS encoding response regulator transcription factor → MTPRTIHILCVDDHAFLVDGLKAKFALEPGLVCVGRLPSAERLINEVERLRPQIVLLDIEMPGPDPFEAAADIRTRFPETRVVVLSAYVRDHYISAAFKAGVSGYFCKSDDTSEIIQGIRRVARGEFVFGPKVAERCRPAHGSRAGMAPPSMLQARPSTVTRVASAPKSKLDILSNREQEVLRLIGRGLTRLEIAKSMSRSPKTVDGHRERIMSKLDLHTTAELVRFAIREGVAEV
- a CDS encoding sigma-70 family RNA polymerase sigma factor; this encodes MRKTTHPTRSPFEQMQYHDGLQSPVRPSRTTARPDLRPDEARVIADLLSRPIDFIDSPAFHEREADVRIYEKTIAKPDISWYQPLMDRLTRSPNQSVSSGQIKRLSGKQERVLFHQFNYAKFRIRQIQEDLGMKEEGKPASIEPTAAQIRELLKWHRVVEDLRTQIAESNVGLVIAMARRTRIRDLEFADLVSEGNMALLRSAEKFNADYGFKFSTYACQSILKAFSRLGVKASRHRERFPVEFEPELETAKPFDERRESLDQDCAEEVANIVEENRCGLTDVEMSIIRHRFGLGNKSDEDKSLTLGQVGQIVGVGKERVRQIQVKALAKIRRELETRFLYREPVEDHRSITN
- a CDS encoding FG-GAP repeat protein, with amino-acid sequence MDRQAHSRGGSPQLGWTAALLVLAVFALGSPAPGQTWSQSAKLRAGNPGADDAFGQAVALDGDTVVVGAITANGRIDNTGAAYVLRREPGGSWSETARLFAADGEPYDWFGYSVAIDGDVAAVGSVFAVGQQWAAGAAYVFRRDVNGQWTQEARLIAPDGEQDDRFGHSIAVAGDTILVGCPQDTGRDYQSGSVYVYKRDGGGQWLMTQRLIADDGQAYDLFGTSVGYTGDWIVIGSPQDGDFGYGTGSAYVFGLAGGQSFTQLAKLLSGGAEEGDYFGTSVATSGTSIIIGAPSDDDRGSNAGAAYVFAYSGGAWSEQAKLLADDGSAIDQFGIAVAIDDRTALVGAYWNGDLGSNSGSAYAFINDGGIWSQQQKLLADDGSTGDWFGQSVGVSGDRALVGSPNDDDGGDGSGSAYIYERSSAGPMITVAGSCPGPMQLTVSGATPHGLVALVAGFRAGSFTLPPGPCQGLVVDIRPPYAPGAPLVTRADAQGRVAFSRPLPAQACGISVQAIDGSTCSASNRVVLD
- a CDS encoding BON domain-containing protein, which produces MTATRTRSDEEILDELTREMKWDPRIDQAPIEVVIADGVVTLSGVVDSAARRLAAFDTASRVKGVRGVIDNVEIRVLPQLRRP